The Triplophysa rosa unplaced genomic scaffold, Trosa_1v2 scaffold521, whole genome shotgun sequence genome segment atatatatatatatgtatatatatatatatatatactaatatatatatatatatacacgcacgcacgcacacacacacaggaaacaTCTACAGGTAACTTTTACAACTAGACTTGACCaataacacaacaaaagacaGGGCATATATAGTGTTCTGGGGATGAGGTACAGGTGTGAGTGCAATCATGGTGGTAATCGGGAGCAAgggattatgggaagtgtagtccGTAATGTTAAAAGTCCGGTGAATGGGAACAGGTGAAGCTAGGTGAAGGCGCTGATGTGAGGGGTGTGGCTGGCGGCGGTGGAGTTGTTACAATTTATatcatttgatttcatttatttacttataaagcacaaatGTTGACCACTGTACTGTACAAAGGAGGAACAAATAACATAagcataatacaaaataaatacactaCAGCAAAAGTTAAAATAAGGACATAGAATTATAATGATTTAAATGCAAGGATAAGTACATGAAACTGTAACTTAGATTTAAAATCATATACAGAAGATGCGGGTCTCAAAGATAGAGGAAGTTTGTTCCATAACCTGTGACCGGCCTCAGCAAATGCACGGTCACCTTTCAACTTCAATCTTGATCTTGGATATGACAAAGTAATACTGAGTATCGCAGACATCTAGCCGCCCTGTTCTCATTTACAAGATCAGAAAAATATGAGGGTGACAGACCTTTCATagacttaaaaacaaacagcaaaatTTTTAATTCAACTCTATATTGCACTGGCAACCAGTTTAGAGACATGAAAATCGGAGTAATGTGTTCTCGTTTACGAacccttatatatatatatatatatatatatatatatagtgtggTAAAGTCATTAACTACTCAATATTCTCAGATAAAACAGTTTActttattaatacaaataataaaagtcCTTTCACAACCAGCCCTCTCACTAGAGGGTAACATAAACCAAACTAAAGTAatcaaaattgaaaaaagaaatcAACTTAACCGAATCAACTCAACCCAAACGAAATATAACAATCAAAGAGTCAAATTAGATCAAAACCGAAGCCATCtattacaataaacaaaagaaaacaaaattagcaaaataatataaacaaacagaaattaaccttcaataatcaaaattcaaatATAACTTCAAAACACATCATACCTcttaaaatatctgctttacACAATGGCCGCTCTGGTTACCAACTCAACACTGTTCCTCATTATCATCAACACTGTGCTCCTGTGGACTGTCTATTACACACACAATTTCCCCCACGACTTTTCAGGTTACCGGGAGCCTACAAACGTTATGTATCCGTGCATCTTCGTGCCGTGATTGAATGGCGTCTTTTCCGCATGAGTTCGGTGCGTCACTTAAATACTTCCGTGTAGGTACCTCTTAAATCTCTACCTGGTTCCTCCCCCACCCCTCTGAACCAGAGCTCCATACCGCATCCACCCCTATTTACAAAATCATCGTCCCGATGATTCCATATCTACCAATCCTAACAAATATAAAACCATCAACTATTTCCCTATCACTCTTTTCAAATCACCTACAACCTGCAGCAAATGCTCCAAAACAGAAACCATTTTCTTGACCTCCCCCTCCTTTAACTTTCCAGGGATTACTGCAGCTTCCATACCCTGCACCGACCGTGGCTCATTGAAAGGATTGCTATGTTTTCCTGCTGTGGCCCTTTGTGAACGTCGAACTGTAGACTCCGATGCTGCTGGTATTATCAATTTCTCCTATCTGGGACCCTCCTCTAATACACTCATCGCACTTGTGTCCTCACCCAACGAACACTCCGGTACCACTACTAAGAGCTCCTCCCAGCTATCATCAGATTCAAACTCTGACTGTGTCACACTCGTGCTCGACTCGGTCTCTTGCTGCTCTCTGGACCATCTGGGCTCATTCTGCAGGGGTCCACAACGGCGTAACTCCAAGCGATGCACATTCTTTGGCGCACGTGATCGATCCACCGGAACTACTTTATACAAGGCCTTGTCAGAATTCATTCTTTCCAGTACACAGTGGGGCAAATCTTCCCACACATCCTGGATTTTGTTTCTTCCTCTCACTCTTCGGTTCCGTACGTACACCAAATCGCCTGGATTTAGGCTGACATCTTTCACTGCCCCTTGCTGTCTTTGTCTCTGCTTGGCCATACCCTGTAGCCTCTTTTTTGTCAGGCTATAAGCCTGTTGGAGTCTGTGCTGATGTTCCGTCACCCAAGTGCCCACAGTCCTTTCTTCCTCCTTCCTGCTAGTACTTAACAAATAGTAAATTGGGAGGTCTGGGCTCCTGCCAAACATCAAAAAGAAAGGAGAAAATCCAGTAGTGGCATTTTCAGTTGTATTATAAGCAAACAACACTTCATGCAAATACTCATCCCATCTCATCTTCTTTTCCGGAGCAAGAGCCCTAAGAAGGTCATGTAACGTCCTATTAAAACGCTCACACTGCCCATTACCTTGGGGATGAAATGCCGTGGTTCTGCTCTTCTGAATCCCATAAGCCTTACACAGTTGCTGTACTAGTTCAGCTTCAAAACATCGTCCTTGATCCGAATGAATTCGAGCTGGAATGCCATAGCGATGAATCCATTCTTTAACCAGCACTTTGGCTACTGTTATGGCCTTCTGATCAGCTGTAGGTACCGCCACTGTGAACTTTGAAAATACATCTGttataaaaagtacattttccttCCCGCTCAAAGAGCATTCCAACACTGTAAAGTCCAATGCCACGACTTCCAAGGGTTTGGATGCTTGAATACTATTCATCAATGTTCTTACTTTAGGCTAAACATCCTTGGCCACAAAACAGCGAAGACAATCCTTACAGAACTGCTGCACATCCTGAAACATTCCTGGCCAATAAAAACGTTGGCGTACCAATTTAAATGTTCGGTCAATCCCCTGATGGCCTTGATGGTCATGCAACTGACTCAGAACCTCCTGCTTTAGCACTTGAGGTAATAGAAGCTGTTTCACCCAGCCCCCTCTTGCATCAGCAATGACTCTATAAAAAACTTCTTGCTGGACCTCTTATTTTATCCCACTGCCTTAACAACTCGAGCGTGTCCTTAGACTCATCTTTTCTCTCCTTCTTACTCGGTCCTGCTCTTCTACTCCAGTAAAACTTAAAAAGGGAAATAATCAGATCCTGTTCTTGAAGGCTTTGCAGGTCTTGTATCTGGAACTCAGGAAAAACAGAAACGGCATTCATTGAAGCTTTAGTTATAAGGATTACTTCCTCCGACACTACCCGCTGCTCTTCTCTCACAGAGCTTCGTCGGGACAGGGCATCTGCATTCCCATTCTTTTTGCCGGGACGATAGAcaatttcaaaatcaaacatGGCTAATTGTGAGGCCCATCGCTGCTCCACGGCTCCCAGTTTAGCCGTTTTTAAATAGCTCAGTGGGTTATTATCAGTGAAGAAGGTGAACTTATTCCCCGTTAAGTAATCTCGAAATTTCTCTGTTACTGCCCATTTAAGGGCAAGAAACTCCAATTTCATGGTGCTGTAATTATCCATATTACGCTCAGATTCCCTCAGTCCTCTACTGGCATAAGCTAATGGCCTGCGATTTCCCCCCACCTCCTGGGAAAGAACTGCCCCAAGTCCTGTATGACTAGCATCTATCTCAAGACAGAAAGGCTTAGAAAAGTCAGCATAAGCTAACACAGGAGCAGATGTTAACCTTCTCTTCAATACTTGAAACGCCTCTTCACACTTAACATCCCATCTCTGTATAAATTGCTCACTAGTCATATAAACTCTTCTCTTATTCTTACCCTTTGGTGTTTCCCCAGCCGCAGCTAACTTGTGTAGCGGCACTGCAATCGTGGCAAACTCCTGCACAAAACGTCTGTAATAGCTTGCAAATCCCAAAAAAGATCTAAGCTCTTTTGAGGTTTGGGGTTTTGGCCATTTTTCCACTGCTTGAATCTTCTCCGGGTCTGTCGCCATAATTCTGTTGTGTGGTAAAGTCATTAACTACTCAATATTCTCAGATAAAACAGTTTActttattaatacaaataataaaagtcCTTTCACAACCAGCCCTCTCACTAGAGGGTAACATAAACCAAACTAAAGTAatcaaaattgaaaaaagaaatcAACTTAACCGAATCAACTCAACCCAAACGAAATATAACAATCAAAGAGTCAAATTAGATCAAAACCGAAGCCATCtattacaataaacaaaagaaaacaaaattagcaaaataatataaacaaacagaaattaaccttcaataatcaaaattcaaatATAActtcaaaacacatttcatacctcttaaaatatctgctttacACAATGGCCGCTCTGGTTACCAACTCAACACTGTTCTTCCTAGAGCCACAGAGATTTAAGACACATCTCCAATATCCCATTAACCACATAAAACCTATAACACTACTCACATTATCATCAACACTGTGCTCCTGTGGACTGTCTATTACACACACAATTTCCCCCACGACTTTTCAAGTTACAGGGAGCCTTCAAACATTATGTAACCGTGCATCTTCGTGCCGTGATTGAATGGCGTCTTTTCCGCATGAGTTCGGTGCGTCACTTAAATACTTCCGTGTCGGTACCTCTTAAATCTCTACCTGGTTCCTCCCCCACCCCGCTGAACCAGAGCTCcataccacacacacatatatatatatatatatatatatatatacacatgtttGTATGCAGTGTTTTTTCATAGCAACACAAACGTACATCGCTGTCGACTGTTTTTATAATCTGCATGACTGTCGACGCCAACAATTGCTTTTTATAACCAACCTATTTTAAACGTagataaaaattatttttgtgacTTCCCCTcgctttctttttgtttgtccGAAAATTTGAGGTAAGTCATAAACTTTTGTGGAAATCGTATTTTAGATAATTGCTTGTGCTCTCGGGTTTTAGGACCCAGCGGAAGCTTCAGGGCTCCCAACCGCTGCAGCGCCACTCAAAAGAAACGTAATTCCATAGCACGCCTTGTTGGCCgagactatttgcactagctccgcccaccaatacgTGATTGGATTAGAGAAAGTGGAAGAACGATGCTATTTCATATAGTGACTACCACGTAAGCCGGTGTAAAGTCTGTAGGCCTATAGCTTAACACGGGAGATCCAGGTTCAATTCCTCCTATTTCTGAAAATGCTCTTTAACCTTATTCTATTaccttacagatcataaaggcatttgttttcaataaaatttatttaagacttaaaattcatttttatgcatGAAGTTCAGGTTTTTGGATAAGGTTAGGGTTAAGtttagggctttaatatctctttaaaggggtcattttaagcggctaaaacgaatattattgtttgctttagatgtattacaatgtgtatacgcgatttaaggttaaaaaacgctgtattttccacataccgtgcatgtttgtatctcctcttagccccgcctctctgaaacgcgaggatattttataaagctcatcgctctgaaaagcgaggtgtgctatgattggccagttcactactgtgtagtgattggtggaatactgcaattgtgtgacggaaatgtaacgcctcttaccatatcaggtttcaaagctaatgacaggtgataaaatggcaTCACACTTccctatcaattcgagcccgaatctgatccggagaATGAAGATCATGCAAATACATTAATGTTAATGTATACATAATTAATGCATGGCCGGTCTTGATCGCTCCCAGATTAGTGAAGCAATCGTCGTTAAAATGCTCTGCACAAACtagcactttttcattgtacttctctggaacagtgttgaaaataaaatgtaaccattcgttttttgttgactcatcttttggcagagaaaacaaagaggctttcttttggcaacggaacacacagcgtctccacgacatggctgctccggcggcggtacaatgagatttacaagaccgctgacattacttgcgtgtagattagggcggttttagtcaaatcactccacgagctgacgtcaagttgtgggggtgtggttacacgaggtgtttcagacattcgcttctagataaaatacatcttttgttccgacacttaattttttgcaatttcacgtgtctaatacatgcatgggcaatttataacacacaaaagacaaagaaaaacacgtacttccggcaAATGACTCCattaagttgccatcattttaatattttttataaatgtaataatttacactctgttattattgcataatgtttaatgcacaacaatactgaggtgcaaatagtaacattATCTaacactatttataagtaaatagcatctaactaatatttctatttaatccaaagaaaatacagctattttcggttagtgtaaatagcacaTCGCTaagaatgctgctattttcacttaggaaaaacagaacctactgctattAAAACTTAAATAGTATCTgttgctattttcacttagtatAAATAGCATATATTGGCCGCTGCCTTATTATAAACAGcatgtaaaattaattgtgatcatcagtaaaatcagattcgtcagttttgcggtcttattttgtgctgctaacaaacagctattatttgcttgcaatatataggctagatttgtatggagcgaaaattgtgcgtaaacttaacaaacaaatccagcgttttgcaaacaaacgcaaacttttttgcaaaagaaactaaactctgaaacaaacagaaagcgttttgcaaatacataatgcaattcgagagaaaatgcaaaggtgtaacatataaatgtactgtgtttaagtctcaactttttatgagattctctcagcttgattttctcacaaatgtgacgtcaaatgtgatcgtgcagattttctcacaaatgtgaccgtgcagattttctcacaaatgtgatcgtccagattttctcacaaacgtgatcgtccagattttctcacaaatgtgactgtgcagattttctcacaaatNAATTACTGAGATTACAATATTAACAGTCATGGCATATGACAGATATGTAGCCATATGCAGACCTTTGGATTATCATTCCAAattaactaaaaacaaatgtttgaaattaattCTGTTGTCCTGGATTATACCTAACTGCTACACAGTTCCAGCAGCCCTGTTATCAAGCTTGAGGATACTTTGTAAATATCACATTGACAAATTGTATTGTGACAACTGGTCAATTGTAAAACTGTCTTGTGCTTCAAGTtttgttaataatatttttggatattttattaTTGTCACATGTTTATCTTTTGTGGTTGTTATCATAGTGTCGTACATTAAGCTCATCGCTGCATGTAAAGCATCtttagaaaacagaaaaaatttTTGGCAAACATGTTTGCCACATTTACTGTTACTTatgaattttgttttttctgtacTTTTTGATGTCATGTATAGCAGATATGGTGCAAATGATATTCCAGAGAGTGTGCGTAATTTTTTGGCTTTAGAACTGATTATAGTTCCTCCTGTTGTCAATCCTCTAATCTATGGATTAAATATTAAGGCGGTGCGCAAAAGAGCTTTTCCCTCTTGTCCTGtttcaaaaatacatgtttCAGAAGctcaaaaaatgtgtaaaacataatgtacaggaaaaaaaacatgtaaattattaatactgtataaacaatgTGACAAAATTGAAGCCCTTTTTCACATATTCCTGGTGTGTAACtgtcaaaaatacatttgttctttgtttgacaTAGCaggccaaaaatatattttctatgaTGACAGCATTCATTCCACTAAGACCCAATCATAAgatttcttgtgtttattttagtttatctgAAAACTGTTAAGACTTGTACAGTGTAAGAAAATATTATGCATAttataaatgacataaaattattataaattttGCATATTATAAATTACAAGGTTTACTCAAAAGTATGTAGACCTATAAAGTGAAtagaaaaatctgttaaaattaAGTAAACCTAACATATATTTCAAGTGCAATTAACTTTTAATAATCAGTACAAGCCCTTGTGCCTGAAAATGTTTATGAATTGCGACCCAGTCTGcaaaaaaagaatatataaGTTATTCTTTATTCgtaaatttataaaaatgtgcatCAGTGGGTAGAAATATCatgattattttgattttcattttgaaataaaatgaattattttgcttaattaataaacattattaattattatatcaAAAATATGGGAATGGGGTGTTCTATTTGATCATTAACTGCTGCAGATCAGTTGCTTGTGAGAGGTCTTGTGAATGTAGAATACATTTTCACATAATCTAGTGTGGCCATGCTCtcagagtttggttccaaaacgcgataaacgccatttaaaaaaaatgagtttccgccaaaatcagtattgtatcaggtcggtattgaaaagtcactttttaattctacgcaaaatgcgatatccgccgtgttattTTGTCAagttttctcctttttttccaaaccgcaatatacgccagtctcacttctctgcagaatgcgacATAtctgctcaaccaatcacagcacaccattccacgcattgtaaacaataggttactgtcgtaaccctggttctctgaaacatcgagtggagagatccacctatgggaagggcatccgtacctgacctctgcagaagcatctaattgcaccaagtctggctagacagacagaagcgcgcagccaatgccaggtaaggccccacccccttacctGAGCGCATATAAGGTCTGCTTGCGCTGCTGTTCCTCAGTAAGTATTCGCTTCTCGTGCAGCAAGCGGGGAAAAGatggtggatctctccactcaatgtttcagagaaccggggttacgacagtaacctattgttctctttcatcatctcgtgttcgagatccacctatgggagagACATGGACAGCTCCCCGATTGCCCAATACACTCACAGTGAGGTTCTGAAAGCCAGAAAAAGACGGTCACCCCCAAAGGGGCGGTGCATGACACGTCCCATAATTATGTCCCTGGCAGCCctgatgcgcacacatagctGCTGCGCACATACAGGACAGGAACATGTatgaagcacacacatgtaattAANNNNNNNNNNNNNNNNNNNNNNNNNNNNNNNNNNNNNNNNNNNNNNNNNNNNNNNNNNNNNNNNNNNNNNNNNNNNNNNNNNNNNNNNNNNNNNNNNNNNNNNNNNNNNNNNNNNNNNNNNNNNNNNNNNNNNNNNNNNNNNNNNNNNNNNNNNNNNNNNNNNNNNNNNNNNNNNNNNNNNNNNNNNNNNNNNNNNNNNNNNNNNNNNNNNNNNNNNNNNNNNNNNNNNNNNNNNNNNNNNNNNNNNNNNNNNNNNNNNNNNNNNNNNNNNNNNNNNNNNNNNNNNNNNNNNNNNNNNNNNNNNNNNNNNNNNNNNNNNNNNNNNNNNNNNNNNNNNNNNNNNNNNNNNNNNNNNNNNNNNNNNNNNNNNNNNNNNNNNNNNNNNNNNNNNNNNNNNNNNNNNNNNNNNNNNNNNNNNNNNNNNNNNNNNNNNNNNNNNNNNNNNNNNN includes the following:
- the LOC130550981 gene encoding olfactory receptor 52E8-like, translating into MACDFPPPPGKELPQVLTQRKLQGSQPLQRHSKETFSHKXITEITILTVMAYDRYVAICRPLDYHSKLTKNKCLKLILLSWIIPNCYTVPAALLSSLRILCKYHIDKLYCDNWSIVKLSCASSFVNNIFGYFIIVTCLSFVVVIIVSYIKLIAACKASLENRKNFWQTCLPHLLLLMNFVFSVLFDVMYSRYGANDIPESVRNFLALELIIVPPVVNPLIYGLNIKAVRKRAFPSCPVSKIHVSEAQKMCKT